In Ferroplasma sp., a single window of DNA contains:
- a CDS encoding RNA-guided pseudouridylation complex pseudouridine synthase subunit Cbf5 codes for MYTSGSNKGEINGFIVIDKPKGPTSHQVDSWIRDITGEKRVGHIGTLDPGVSGVLVMALGKATKLIDIVHEKSKEYISVMRLYSHADNETIERVFSEFTGKIYQLPPVRSAVSRQVRERTIYSMDILEIDDKLILFRVKCESGTYIRTLCTDMGYVIGTGAQMADLRRLSTGDFNETQMHTLQELSDAAVMKSEGKPSMFNSMIIPMDFVFSDSPKVIVKNTAIKNIMHGSDIYPAGIKAIVGEFHKGSRVAIYTDNNELIAYGTMLVDELNDLKTIDLDGILSDKYGENNVVRKDNKQKNLPVQKPGKRLHGHIREPEERKNPRNGRDMFRKNPGFKRPPAKIRKGKNKF; via the coding sequence ATGTACACTTCAGGATCAAATAAAGGGGAAATAAACGGATTTATAGTAATTGATAAGCCAAAGGGGCCCACAAGCCATCAGGTCGATTCATGGATAAGGGATATAACTGGGGAAAAAAGGGTTGGGCATATAGGTACTCTGGACCCAGGAGTATCCGGTGTACTGGTTATGGCACTGGGAAAGGCCACAAAACTTATAGATATAGTTCATGAAAAATCAAAGGAATACATATCTGTAATGAGATTATACTCCCATGCAGATAATGAGACTATAGAGAGAGTGTTTAGTGAATTTACCGGCAAAATATACCAGCTTCCACCTGTTCGGTCCGCAGTTTCCAGGCAGGTCAGGGAGCGCACCATATACAGTATGGATATACTTGAAATTGATGATAAACTAATACTATTTAGGGTTAAATGTGAATCAGGCACCTATATCAGGACTCTATGTACGGATATGGGCTATGTAATTGGAACCGGAGCACAGATGGCAGACCTCAGAAGACTCTCCACAGGTGATTTTAATGAAACCCAGATGCATACGCTTCAGGAACTCAGCGATGCCGCAGTCATGAAAAGTGAAGGAAAGCCATCAATGTTCAACAGCATGATAATTCCAATGGATTTCGTTTTTTCAGACTCGCCTAAGGTTATCGTTAAAAATACTGCGATTAAAAATATTATGCATGGATCAGACATATATCCTGCAGGAATAAAGGCCATCGTAGGGGAGTTCCACAAAGGCAGCAGGGTTGCCATATACACAGATAACAATGAGCTTATTGCCTATGGAACCATGCTTGTTGACGAACTTAATGATCTCAAGACAATTGATCTTGATGGTATACTGAGTGATAAATATGGAGAAAATAATGTGGTACGGAAAGATAATAAACAAAAAAATTTACCTGTACAGAAACCTGGAAAAAGATTACATGGACATATTCGAGAGCCTGAGGAACGGAAGAATCCCAGAAACGGAAGAGACATGTTCAGAAAAAATCCCGGATTTAAGAGACCTCCTGCTAAAATACGAAAAGGAAAGAATAAATTCTGA
- a CDS encoding adenylate kinase, whose product MRVVISGIPGVGKSTILEMVSKKTQYEIINFGTLMFDMAVDLDLVKSRDDIRRLDVDTQKNLQKKASNKIGKMDNIIIDTHMSIKSPAGYLPGLPEWVLRELMVSSYFLIESTPEEIKRRRDNDSTRSRDSDTVQDIKEHQEVNRYYAAAYSVYSGATIKYIYNPDNHPEIAAESILGGL is encoded by the coding sequence ATGAGAGTAGTAATTTCAGGCATTCCAGGTGTTGGAAAATCAACAATCCTGGAAATGGTTTCAAAAAAAACACAGTATGAGATAATTAATTTCGGTACCCTGATGTTCGATATGGCTGTGGACCTTGATCTTGTAAAATCCAGGGACGACATAAGAAGGCTTGATGTGGATACCCAGAAAAATCTGCAGAAAAAGGCATCAAACAAAATAGGAAAGATGGATAATATCATAATAGATACCCATATGTCCATAAAGTCACCTGCAGGTTATCTACCCGGGTTGCCGGAATGGGTCCTAAGGGAATTAATGGTTTCCTCCTATTTTCTTATAGAATCCACTCCGGAGGAAATTAAGCGCAGGAGAGATAACGATTCAACAAGGAGCCGTGACAGTGATACAGTACAGGACATAAAGGAACACCAGGAGGTTAACAGGTATTATGCCGCGGCCTATTCTGTCTATTCTGGAGCCACAATAAAGTATATATATAATCCAGACAATCATCCAGAGATAGCTGCAGAAAGCATATTAGGAGGTTTGTAA
- the secY gene encoding preprotein translocase subunit SecY, translating into MTEIRRNKGAAIPVIFIFALFIVVFYYFSHYTGLKLFILGLLSSPLFIIAYLLLSYRGPKKSKLYGLENLTAKLPAVKKAKGHVPFKYKLMWTAVVVLIYFALTNVYIYGLNTSKTVDVFASFRAIFAGASGSLMDLGIGPIVTASIVMQLFAGAKIFNLDLSDSSDKAMYQGFQKLLVIIMIFVEAIPQAFGFLVPDAGLVSSIAHVVPGYGEFLAQSIIILQLFFGSYLVFLMDEVVSKYGIGSGISLFIAAGVSQQLFTGTFNWIPSTITSPLSLSNPPAGAIPKALYLFMNALGSYLTNTGMEQILFAQPNPMIALVGTLLIFFIVAFFQSSKIELPIAHERVRGARGRYPLQLLYASNIPVILATALLANISMWTLLFWHSPVLDKIPILGHSHLLGSYASSAQISALGISSTTPTGGLAFYLYTPNGLSDWLFPILQPSVSQSVLLGHTPVEELIHIIVFMAFLVGFSILFAKFWIETTNMGPDAVAKQIRSSGMQIPGFRRDPRIMAKVLSKYIPAITIFSGAIVGILAGAADLIGTVGDTSGTGLLLAVGIVIQFYEAMGREQLMEMHPLIRQFFSGG; encoded by the coding sequence ATGACTGAAATCCGTAGAAATAAGGGAGCCGCCATTCCCGTAATATTTATATTCGCCCTGTTTATCGTTGTATTTTATTATTTCTCGCATTATACCGGGCTCAAATTATTCATCCTTGGACTGCTATCATCGCCACTTTTTATTATTGCATACCTGCTTTTGAGCTACAGGGGACCGAAAAAGAGCAAACTGTACGGTCTTGAAAACCTTACAGCAAAACTTCCTGCGGTTAAAAAAGCCAAGGGTCACGTTCCATTCAAATATAAATTAATGTGGACTGCAGTGGTTGTCCTTATATATTTTGCCCTGACAAACGTTTACATATACGGGCTCAACACATCAAAGACTGTGGATGTATTTGCCTCATTTAGGGCAATTTTTGCTGGTGCATCCGGGTCACTTATGGATCTAGGTATCGGGCCCATTGTAACAGCAAGTATAGTAATGCAGTTATTTGCAGGGGCAAAAATATTCAACCTGGACCTAAGCGATTCCAGTGATAAGGCCATGTATCAGGGATTCCAGAAACTCCTGGTAATTATAATGATATTTGTAGAGGCTATTCCACAGGCATTCGGGTTTCTCGTGCCTGATGCCGGTTTAGTATCCAGCATAGCACATGTTGTTCCCGGATACGGTGAATTCCTGGCACAGAGCATTATTATACTTCAGCTATTCTTCGGTTCATATCTTGTATTCCTTATGGATGAGGTGGTATCAAAATATGGTATAGGATCAGGTATCTCACTATTTATTGCTGCAGGGGTATCACAGCAGCTCTTTACAGGTACATTTAACTGGATACCATCCACAATAACATCCCCACTTTCTCTTTCAAATCCTCCTGCAGGGGCAATACCTAAAGCCCTTTACCTTTTCATGAATGCACTAGGTTCATACCTGACAAACACCGGAATGGAGCAGATACTCTTTGCGCAGCCAAACCCAATGATAGCGCTTGTAGGGACGCTGCTTATATTCTTCATAGTAGCCTTCTTCCAGAGCAGCAAGATTGAGCTCCCCATAGCACATGAGCGTGTAAGGGGAGCCAGGGGAAGGTACCCACTGCAGCTTTTATATGCTTCAAACATACCTGTTATACTTGCCACAGCGCTTCTGGCAAACATATCCATGTGGACCCTGCTATTCTGGCACAGTCCGGTTCTGGATAAGATTCCTATACTGGGCCATAGCCATCTGCTCGGATCTTATGCCTCATCAGCGCAGATTTCGGCACTGGGCATATCTTCCACAACACCCACGGGAGGGCTGGCGTTTTATCTTTATACGCCTAACGGTTTATCCGACTGGTTGTTCCCAATATTGCAACCCTCTGTCTCACAGAGCGTGCTATTGGGTCACACGCCTGTGGAAGAACTGATCCATATCATAGTATTCATGGCTTTCCTGGTTGGGTTCAGTATACTGTTTGCAAAGTTCTGGATTGAAACAACCAATATGGGGCCGGATGCTGTTGCAAAGCAGATCCGTTCCAGTGGTATGCAGATACCCGGTTTCCGGCGCGATCCACGTATAATGGCCAAGGTGCTGAGCAAGTATATACCCGCAATAACTATATTCAGCGGTGCAATTGTGGGAATACTGGCAGGGGCTGCCGATCTCATCGGTACAGTTGGTGACACCAGCGGTACAGGTCTGTTGCTGGCTGTTGGAATTGTAATACAATTCTATGAGGCAATGGGGAGAGAACAGTTGATGGAGATGCATCCATTGATAAGGCAGTTCTTCAGTGGTGGATAA
- the purF gene encoding amidophosphoribosyltransferase: MDFLPRESDIITGQKPSEECAVVGYTGSDAFTTINFSLRALQHRGQESSGIATFDGKIHVTKGMGLVSEVFRGEILPGRIGIGHNRYSTAGSKGVENAGPFVISSSLGYIGISHNGEITNAHDLRERLKEKGYIFYSSSDTEVLLTEIVSEIGKYGIIDGIKKAMLKIKGAYALAILINDVLYALRDPFGFRPLILGKTEGGYIISSESAAIDTVSGEVIRDIAPGELVEIRESGYRSVFTVEHKTAHCMFEYVYFARPDSIIDKREVFDVRYNIGIKLAKENPVDADVVVPVPDSGRSQALGYSVYSNIPYSEGLIKNRYSDRTFILPDQKSRYDAIKIKLNTIKSVINGRRVVLVDDSIVRGNTMRHIINILRKDGATEVHVRVGSPPIIAPCYFGVDMKTSSDFIAGGHTIEEIRKAINADSLGYLTIKGLRESIGMDNLCVGCLTGNYPDEIPQGAKPNYT; encoded by the coding sequence GTGGATTTCCTTCCCCGAGAATCAGACATTATAACTGGGCAAAAGCCAAGTGAGGAGTGCGCTGTTGTCGGTTACACTGGCAGTGACGCATTTACCACAATCAACTTTTCTTTAAGGGCCCTACAGCACAGGGGGCAGGAAAGCTCCGGGATAGCTACCTTTGACGGAAAAATTCATGTAACCAAGGGCATGGGGCTTGTTTCAGAAGTTTTTAGGGGAGAAATTTTGCCCGGGAGAATTGGAATAGGACATAACAGATACTCAACTGCAGGATCGAAGGGCGTTGAAAATGCTGGGCCCTTTGTCATTTCCTCATCACTGGGCTATATAGGAATATCACATAATGGCGAGATTACAAATGCCCATGATCTGAGGGAGAGGCTAAAGGAAAAGGGATATATATTCTACAGTTCCAGTGATACTGAGGTACTTCTTACAGAAATTGTCAGTGAAATTGGGAAATATGGTATTATAGATGGAATAAAGAAGGCAATGCTTAAGATTAAGGGTGCATATGCCCTGGCAATTCTAATAAATGATGTACTTTATGCTCTCAGGGATCCTTTCGGATTCAGGCCGTTGATACTGGGAAAGACTGAGGGTGGCTATATTATATCCTCTGAAAGTGCAGCCATAGATACAGTATCGGGGGAAGTCATAAGGGATATAGCCCCCGGGGAGCTGGTAGAAATAAGGGAATCAGGTTACAGGAGTGTCTTCACAGTTGAGCACAAAACAGCCCATTGCATGTTCGAATATGTTTATTTTGCAAGGCCTGACAGCATAATAGACAAAAGAGAGGTGTTCGATGTTAGATACAATATAGGAATAAAACTGGCAAAGGAGAATCCGGTTGATGCTGATGTTGTTGTCCCTGTCCCAGACTCCGGCAGGTCTCAGGCTCTTGGATATTCTGTATATTCCAATATACCCTACAGTGAGGGCTTAATTAAAAATAGGTATTCCGATAGGACATTTATTTTGCCAGATCAGAAATCCAGGTATGATGCAATAAAAATAAAGCTTAATACTATCAAATCGGTAATAAATGGGAGGAGGGTTGTCCTTGTTGATGACAGCATAGTCCGTGGGAATACCATGAGGCATATAATAAACATACTTAGAAAGGACGGCGCCACAGAAGTTCACGTACGCGTGGGGTCTCCACCAATAATAGCGCCGTGTTATTTCGGTGTTGATATGAAGACCAGCAGTGATTTCATCGCCGGCGGTCATACAATAGAGGAAATAAGGAAGGCAATAAATGCAGATTCGCTTGGATACTTAACTATAAAGGGATTGCGTGAGAGCATCGGCATGGATAACCTATGCGTCGGATGCCTTACAGGAAACTATCCAGATGAGATTCCACAGGGCGCCAAGCCAAACTATACTTAA
- the cmk gene encoding (d)CMP kinase produces the protein MIVTISGESGSGKTTVGKLLAEKLNYQFFSGGYFFRKKAEEYGLNLLEFSNYAEKHPEIDIDQDKMILDFMRNNDNIVMESRLSGVLAYREAIGIKIYLDTSFNVRSRRLMERDNGTDEKHILARSRSEILRYMEFYGLDYRVFSYYDYIVDTDDFTPEAIVDSIVNYMNHKQPKNKD, from the coding sequence ATGATAGTAACTATCAGTGGTGAATCCGGATCCGGTAAAACAACTGTTGGCAAGTTACTAGCCGAAAAACTGAATTACCAATTTTTTTCTGGAGGGTATTTTTTCAGAAAAAAGGCAGAAGAATATGGACTAAATCTCCTGGAGTTCAGTAACTATGCAGAAAAACACCCAGAAATCGACATTGATCAGGACAAAATGATTCTAGATTTCATGAGAAATAATGATAATATAGTTATGGAATCCCGGCTTTCTGGAGTTCTGGCATATAGGGAGGCAATAGGGATCAAGATATACCTCGATACATCTTTTAATGTTAGAAGCAGGAGACTCATGGAAAGGGACAATGGTACTGATGAAAAACACATACTGGCCAGATCTAGATCTGAAATTCTACGCTATATGGAATTTTACGGACTTGATTACCGGGTATTCAGTTATTATGATTATATTGTGGACACAGATGATTTTACACCTGAGGCAATAGTAGATAGCATTGTAAACTATATGAATCATAAACAGCCCAAAAACAAAGATTAA
- a CDS encoding EMC3/TMCO1 family protein produces MQQGNRPAQNPQMTKFMMIEFIFMFAGLGLIFIISDPSIRNPLGHYLNYVFMPLLGFNYKLPILTLMLTGIILGLISSIPRYFFTDWLKMGKMQMISRAYSKAMREAYRSGDRTRQQKLQKMQMQRQMDQAALSMNTMKPLMVTEIFFFLIFIWLYVFMLTIHYQYVSMPWDLNLNIVTSKIYIMPLWMALYTLGNLAVGYFVTMIMKYVDFTYKLRKIDEDTAQSI; encoded by the coding sequence ATGCAACAGGGTAATAGACCGGCACAGAATCCACAGATGACTAAATTTATGATGATAGAGTTCATCTTTATGTTTGCAGGGCTGGGCCTAATTTTTATTATAAGCGACCCCTCCATAAGAAACCCTCTTGGGCATTATCTTAACTACGTTTTCATGCCATTGCTTGGCTTTAACTATAAGCTCCCCATCCTAACACTTATGCTTACCGGGATTATCCTGGGGCTTATATCATCCATCCCGAGATATTTCTTTACCGACTGGCTCAAGATGGGAAAAATGCAGATGATAAGCAGGGCTTATTCCAAGGCCATGAGAGAGGCCTATAGATCAGGCGACCGTACAAGACAGCAGAAACTTCAGAAGATGCAGATGCAGAGACAGATGGATCAGGCTGCACTTTCAATGAACACAATGAAGCCATTAATGGTCACTGAAATATTCTTCTTTCTGATATTCATATGGCTTTATGTCTTCATGCTTACAATACATTACCAGTATGTATCCATGCCATGGGATTTAAATCTCAATATAGTTACATCGAAGATATATATAATGCCCCTATGGATGGCCCTGTATACTCTGGGTAACCTCGCAGTAGGATACTTCGTTACAATGATTATGAAGTATGTTGACTTTACATACAAGCTTAGGAAAATTGATGAGGATACGGCGCAATCAATATGA
- a CDS encoding ribosomal biogenesis protein yields MYSVRKEIDAIINIYLEKLVSIYTLLDIKYNNDPCLYFERLKNSGLSEIDGRAAEMGSSLCTFKSYLDTYLKSEIENYMPNTAQLIGPGLSLDFLLKAGSLKNLVKYPSGTLQILGAEKAFFNHMRKGTPPPKHGIIFNYPGLSALPPNKRGKVARTIANKMAITLKMDYFKTEGDIDTMISEIKNRMLD; encoded by the coding sequence ATGTACTCTGTTAGAAAGGAAATAGATGCAATTATAAACATTTACCTTGAAAAGCTGGTGTCTATATACACACTTCTGGATATTAAATATAATAATGATCCGTGTCTTTACTTTGAAAGGCTCAAAAATTCTGGGCTGTCCGAAATCGATGGGCGTGCGGCTGAGATGGGTTCATCATTATGTACCTTTAAATCCTACCTCGATACCTATCTCAAATCGGAAATTGAAAACTACATGCCAAATACCGCCCAGCTTATAGGTCCAGGGCTCTCTCTTGATTTTCTTCTTAAGGCAGGCAGTCTTAAAAATCTTGTTAAATATCCCTCCGGGACATTACAGATACTGGGTGCAGAAAAGGCTTTCTTTAACCATATGAGAAAGGGTACACCACCGCCAAAGCATGGAATTATATTCAATTACCCCGGGCTATCTGCACTCCCCCCAAATAAGAGGGGAAAGGTGGCCAGGACAATAGCCAATAAAATGGCCATAACCCTTAAAATGGATTATTTTAAAACTGAAGGAGATATAGACACTATGATCTCTGAGATAAAAAACAGGATGCTGGATTAA
- a CDS encoding 50S ribosomal protein L30, which yields MIAIIRIRGSTGIKPSAEKTAELLNLNRINHMVIFPESDSLNGMLNRVKDYVTWGEIDQETLELVLKDRVLLKGRKKLTDDYLKESGYSSISELAGKLADGTLKFKDLTDVNPVIRLNPPKGGYEAIQKPFHQKGSAGYRGSEINKLIRRMIIPGVNLNGENKN from the coding sequence ATGATAGCAATAATAAGGATTAGGGGGAGCACGGGAATAAAACCCAGTGCTGAAAAAACTGCAGAATTACTGAATCTTAACAGAATAAACCATATGGTTATTTTTCCTGAGTCAGACAGCTTAAACGGCATGCTTAACCGTGTGAAGGATTATGTGACCTGGGGGGAAATAGACCAGGAGACCCTGGAACTTGTTCTCAAGGACAGGGTTCTATTAAAAGGCCGTAAAAAATTAACCGATGATTATCTGAAGGAGTCAGGTTACTCCTCTATTAGTGAACTGGCAGGTAAATTGGCTGATGGCACACTAAAGTTTAAAGATCTAACTGACGTTAATCCTGTAATAAGATTGAATCCCCCAAAGGGTGGATATGAGGCAATACAGAAACCATTCCACCAGAAGGGTTCTGCTGGTTACAGGGGCAGTGAAATCAATAAGCTGATAAGGCGTATGATTATTCCGGGGGTGAATTTAAATGGTGAGAACAAAAACTAA
- a CDS encoding 30S ribosomal protein S5, with protein sequence MDEEWIPKTELGRLVANNEIQSIGDALHTKLPLQEYQIVDYLIPDLQDEVINIERAQRMTDSGRRMNYSITAVVGNGNGYIGIGRGKAKEAAPAIRKAINNAKTNIIEIKRGCGSWECGCGRPHSLPFEITGKSGSVVVKLKPAPQGVGLAVGDVVKIILKMAGIEDAWGFASGHTKTTVNYALATFDALKETVSMKMNPKINLTTPIYVGGIEHDSNNKD encoded by the coding sequence ATGGACGAAGAATGGATTCCTAAAACGGAACTGGGAAGACTTGTGGCCAATAATGAAATTCAGAGCATAGGCGACGCGTTGCACACAAAACTGCCTCTGCAAGAATACCAGATAGTTGATTATCTTATTCCTGATCTTCAGGATGAGGTCATTAACATTGAAAGAGCTCAGAGAATGACCGATTCTGGAAGGAGGATGAATTATTCTATTACCGCAGTTGTTGGTAATGGAAATGGATACATAGGAATAGGCCGTGGCAAGGCAAAAGAGGCCGCACCTGCCATAAGAAAGGCAATAAACAATGCCAAAACCAACATTATAGAAATCAAGAGAGGATGCGGTTCCTGGGAATGCGGATGTGGAAGACCACATTCACTGCCGTTTGAAATTACTGGAAAGTCGGGATCAGTTGTTGTCAAGCTTAAACCCGCTCCCCAGGGAGTTGGACTTGCAGTTGGGGATGTTGTAAAAATTATCCTGAAGATGGCAGGTATAGAAGATGCATGGGGTTTCGCATCAGGCCACACAAAGACAACTGTAAACTATGCGCTGGCAACATTCGATGCCCTGAAAGAGACGGTATCAATGAAAATGAACCCCAAAATAAATCTGACAACGCCCATATATGTAGGAGGAATAGAACATGATAGCAATAATAAGGATTAG
- a CDS encoding uL15m family ribosomal protein — protein sequence MVRTKTKKLRGGHYGRGMKSGRGKGKKGGNGMAGLGGHRKIWLILHDKNHYGVHGFTSHSKTYEKPITLNQLNDRYEELKAMGYVVDDLIDLEGAGYTKLLGTGNFEVKCRIKIPQATEKSINKLSNYGTKIEND from the coding sequence ATGGTGAGAACAAAAACTAAAAAATTAAGAGGAGGCCATTATGGCAGAGGTATGAAATCAGGCAGAGGCAAGGGTAAAAAAGGAGGTAATGGAATGGCAGGCCTCGGTGGCCATAGGAAAATATGGCTGATACTTCACGATAAAAACCATTATGGAGTACACGGATTTACAAGCCATTCAAAAACCTATGAAAAGCCTATAACCCTCAATCAGCTTAACGACCGTTATGAGGAACTAAAGGCAATGGGCTATGTTGTGGATGACTTGATAGATCTGGAGGGTGCGGGTTATACCAAGCTGCTGGGTACCGGAAACTTCGAGGTGAAGTGCAGGATCAAAATACCGCAGGCTACCGAAAAATCTATTAATAAGCTTTCCAATTACGGTACTAAGATAGAAAATGACTGA